The Heteronotia binoei isolate CCM8104 ecotype False Entrance Well chromosome 14, APGP_CSIRO_Hbin_v1, whole genome shotgun sequence genome has a window encoding:
- the PSME3IP1 gene encoding PSME3-interacting protein: MDGGEGGTNSVINKRFVTEAELEERRKRRQEEWEKVRKPEDPEECPEEAYDPQSLYERLQEQKDKKQQEFEEQFKFKNMVRGLDEDETKFLDEVSRQQALIEKQRREEDLKELNEYRSSLSKVGGSADLKKEAEKKLLVKSVENKSKFSQAKLLAGAVKHRSSEGANSVKRLKLDPDPNPDEAPEKPSCIPLGSSSASDPLVHCPSAAVCIGILPGLGAYSGSSDSESSSDSEGTINSAGKIVSSVFRGSSSFFDGPL, from the exons ATGGATGGAGGAGAAGGTGGTACCAACTCTGTGATTAACAAGAGGTTTGTAACTGAAGCAGAACTCGAAGAGCGGCGCAAGAGAAGGCAAGAGGAATGGGAGAAAGTTCGAAAGCCAGAAGACCCTGAAG AGTGTCCCGAGGAAGCGTATGACCCCCAGTCACTCTATGAAAGACTTCAGGAGCAGAAAGACAAGAAGCAGCAGGAGTTTGAAGAGCAGTTCAAATTCA AAAATATGGTCAGAGGCCTAGACGAAGATGAGACCAAGTTCCTCGACGAGGTTTCTCGGCAGCAGGCCCTCATAGAAAAGCAGCGTCGAGAAGAAGATCTGAAAGAACTGAACGAATATAGA AGTTCTTTGTCAAAGGTTGGAGGAAGCGCTGACTTGAAAAAAGAGGCTGAGAAAAAACTGTTGGTGAAGTCTGTGGAAAACAAGAGCAAGTTCTCTCAGGCGAAGCTGTTGGCAGGCGCCGTGAAACACAGAAG TTCAGAAGGTGCCAACAGCGTGAAAAGGCTGAAGCTCGATCCTGATCCCAATCCAGACGAGGCTCCAG AAAAGCCCTCTTGTATTCCTCTGGGCAGCAGCTCTGCGAGTGATCCTCTGGTCCACTGCCCCTCGGCGGCTGTGTGCATCGGGATCCTGCCTGGCCTCGGAGCCTACTCAGGAAGCAGCGACTCAGAGTCCAGCTCGGACAGCGAAGGCACCATCAACTCGGCAGGCAAGATCGTCTCCTCAGTATTCCGCGGCAGCAGCAGCTTCTTTGATGGCCCGTTGTAG